In Fusarium oxysporum f. sp. lycopersici 4287 chromosome 2, whole genome shotgun sequence, a genomic segment contains:
- a CDS encoding adenylosuccinate synthetase, translating into MVDYPFLLSSRHRKHSQISMAGRIPVIVVPATLYKQRSLTSAIGIGPCYQTSRARTGIKMTDVFHPEVFEQKLRRLADGFQKRFGELLEYDIEAELARFDEYRQTLSKYVVDGVAFMRSVQESNMKIVIEGANALMLDVDYGSYPFVTSSSTTLAGIIGGLALNPKNITETVGVVKAYTTRVGAGAFKTEDIEEIGTKLQEIGREWGTSTGRRRRCGWLDLVVVKYSNSINYYDSLNLTKLDVLDTFETIKIAIAYKIDGEELDSYPADLEILNRAEVVYHEMPGWQKPTTNARTFYDLPRAARDYVEYIEKFVGVKIKYIGTGPDREAMIQRA; encoded by the exons ATGGTGGACTATCCTTTTCTGCTTTCGTCACGTCATCGCAAGCATTCCCAAATCTCAATGGCGGGGAGAATCCCAGTCATTGTCGTGCCAGCGACGCTATATAAGCAACGAAGTCTAACGTCCGCCATAGGCATTGGTCCCTGCTATCAGACAAGTAGAGCG CGAACTGGCATCAAAATGACCGATGTCTTCCACCCTGAAGTTTTCGAGCAGAAGTTGAGGCGCTTAGCCGACGGCTTTCAAAAGCGCTTCGGAGAACTGCTCGAATACGACATCGAGGCCGAGCTTGCTCGTTTCGATGAGTACAGGCAAACACTCAGTAAGTACGTCGTGGACGGCGTGGCCTTTATGAGATCTGTACAGGAGAGCAACATGAAAATTGTGATCGAAGGCGCAAAT GCACTGATGCTAGATGTTGATTATGGTTCTTATCCA TTCGTCACTTCCTCAAGTACTACGCTCGCTGGTATTATTGGTGGACTTGCACTGAACCCAAAGAATATCACGGAGACGGTTGGAGTGGTCAAGGCTT ATACCACCCGTGTCGGGGCCGGGGCCTTCAAGACCGAAGATATCGAAGA GATTGGCACCAAGCTCCAGGAGATTGGACGCGAATGG GGAACGTCGACTGGCCGCAGACGCCGATGTGGATG GCTTG ACCTTGTTGTTGTCAAGTACAGTAACTCGATCAATTACTACGACAGCCTGAATCTCACAAAG CTCGACGTTTTGGATACTTTCGAAACGATCAAGATTGCCATTGCCTACAAGATCGATGGAGAG GAACTGGATTCTTACCCTGCAGATCTTGAAATCCTGAACCGAGCGGAGGTGGTTTACCACGAGATGCCAGGCTGGCAAAAGCCGACCACCAACGCGAGGACCTTCTACGACCTCCCTAGGGCGGCCCGCGATTACGTTGAG TACATCGAGAAGTTTGTTGGAGTCAAG ATCAAGTACATTGGCACCGGTCCTGACCGTGAGGCCATGATCCAGCGTGCCTAA
- a CDS encoding adenylosuccinate synthetase — MPITVILGAQWGDEGKGKLVDGQCQEAQLCARAAGGNNAGHLVRVNGVSYSFHLLPSGLINPRCMNFIGSGVVFHVPSFFSELKELEKNLTAVHDRILVSDRVNVLLDLHIAVDGLEEEELGDAAIGTTRRGIGPCYQTSRARTGIKMTDVFHPEVFEQKLRRLADGFQKRFGELLEYDIEAELARFDEYRQTLSKYVVDGVAFMRSVQESNMKIVIEGANALMLDVDYGSYPFVTSSSTTLAGIIGGLALNPKNITETVGVVKAYTTRVGAGAFKTEDIEEIGTKLQEIGREWGTSTGRRRRCGWLDLVVVKYSNSINYYDSLNLTKLDVLDTFETIKIAIAYKIDGEELDSYPADLEILNRAEVVYHEMPGWQKPTTNARTFYDLPRAARDYVEYIEKFVGVKIKYIGTGPDREAMIQRA; from the exons ATGCCTATCACTGTTATTCTCGGAGCCCAATGGG GCGACGAAGGC AAGGGCAAATTGGTTGATGGACAGTGCCAGGAGGCGCAACTCTGTGCCCGAGCCGCG GGTGGAAATAACGCTGGACATCTCGTGCG TGTAAACGGAGTTTCGTATAG CTTTCATCTCTTGCCCTCTGGGCTGATCAACCCCAGATG CATGAACTTCATTGGCTCGGGCGTAGTTTTCCATGT CCCAAGTTTCTTTAGCGAgctcaaggagcttgagaaaAACCTGACCGCGGTCCATGATCGGATCCTTGTTTCTGACAGGGTCAATGTTCTCTTGGACCTGCACATCGCAGTGGATGgtctcgaggaggaggaactcGGAG ACGCAGCTATCGGAACAACAAGACGCG GCATTGGTCCCTGCTATCAGACAAGTAGAGCG CGAACTGGCATCAAAATGACCGATGTCTTCCACCCTGAAGTTTTCGAGCAGAAGTTGAGGCGCTTAGCCGACGGCTTTCAAAAGCGCTTCGGAGAACTGCTCGAATACGACATCGAGGCCGAGCTTGCTCGTTTCGATGAGTACAGGCAAACACTCAGTAAGTACGTCGTGGACGGCGTGGCCTTTATGAGATCTGTACAGGAGAGCAACATGAAAATTGTGATCGAAGGCGCAAAT GCACTGATGCTAGATGTTGATTATGGTTCTTATCCA TTCGTCACTTCCTCAAGTACTACGCTCGCTGGTATTATTGGTGGACTTGCACTGAACCCAAAGAATATCACGGAGACGGTTGGAGTGGTCAAGGCTT ATACCACCCGTGTCGGGGCCGGGGCCTTCAAGACCGAAGATATCGAAGA GATTGGCACCAAGCTCCAGGAGATTGGACGCGAATGG GGAACGTCGACTGGCCGCAGACGCCGATGTGGATG GCTTG ACCTTGTTGTTGTCAAGTACAGTAACTCGATCAATTACTACGACAGCCTGAATCTCACAAAG CTCGACGTTTTGGATACTTTCGAAACGATCAAGATTGCCATTGCCTACAAGATCGATGGAGAG GAACTGGATTCTTACCCTGCAGATCTTGAAATCCTGAACCGAGCGGAGGTGGTTTACCACGAGATGCCAGGCTGGCAAAAGCCGACCACCAACGCGAGGACCTTCTACGACCTCCCTAGGGCGGCCCGCGATTACGTTGAG TACATCGAGAAGTTTGTTGGAGTCAAG ATCAAGTACATTGGCACCGGTCCTGACCGTGAGGCCATGATCCAGCGTGCCTAA